In one Phycisphaerae bacterium genomic region, the following are encoded:
- a CDS encoding phosphoribosylformylglycinamidine cyclo-ligase, which translates to GVGGFAGLFRLDYHEKLFQRNYRKPVLVACTDGVGTKLLVAQMAKRFDTIGIDLVAMNVNDLLATGAEPLLFLDYLAVGRLDPERAVELVEGISRACQEADCALIGGETAEMPDLYEKDDFDLAGFSVGVLELHKTIDGSRIEPDDVILGLASSGLHSNGYSLARKIIFDKLQLRIDDPLPGLDATAADELLKPTRIYVQPVLSVLRYYRVKQAVRGMAHITGGGLPGNVIRVLPKDCQALIETDSWPVPEIFDLLASQGPVEREEMFRVFNMGIGFVMIVRPTFADSIARQLRRAGEQVYRIGRIKSGKTAVELR; encoded by the coding sequence GGCGTAGGGGGCTTCGCCGGGCTGTTCCGCTTGGACTATCACGAGAAGCTCTTTCAGCGGAACTACCGCAAGCCGGTGCTGGTCGCGTGCACGGACGGCGTGGGCACCAAGCTGCTCGTCGCCCAAATGGCCAAACGTTTTGACACCATCGGCATTGACCTGGTGGCGATGAACGTCAACGACCTGCTGGCGACCGGGGCCGAACCGCTGCTGTTCCTGGATTACCTGGCGGTCGGGCGGCTTGATCCGGAGCGGGCGGTGGAACTGGTCGAAGGCATCAGCCGCGCCTGTCAGGAGGCCGACTGCGCCCTGATCGGCGGCGAGACGGCCGAGATGCCCGACCTGTACGAAAAGGACGATTTCGACCTGGCGGGATTCTCCGTCGGCGTGCTCGAACTGCACAAGACCATCGACGGATCGCGGATCGAGCCGGACGACGTCATCCTGGGCCTCGCCAGCAGCGGCCTGCACAGCAACGGCTACAGCCTCGCTCGCAAGATCATCTTCGACAAGCTGCAACTGCGGATTGACGATCCGCTGCCGGGGCTGGACGCGACGGCCGCGGACGAATTGCTCAAACCGACGCGGATCTACGTGCAGCCGGTGCTATCGGTGCTCCGCTACTACCGGGTCAAGCAGGCGGTCCGCGGCATGGCCCACATCACCGGCGGCGGCCTGCCGGGCAACGTCATCCGCGTGCTGCCGAAGGACTGCCAGGCGCTAATCGAGACGGATTCGTGGCCCGTGCCGGAGATTTTCGACCTGCTGGCGTCGCAGGGACCGGTCGAGCGCGAGGAGATGTTCCGCGTGTTCAACATGGGCATCGGCTTTGTGATGATCGTGCGGCCGACGTTCGCCGATTCGATCGCCCGGCAGCTCCGCCGCGCCGGCGAGCAGGTCTACCGGATCGGCCGGATCAAGTCCGGCAAGACCGCCGTGGAACTCCGCTGA
- a CDS encoding helix-turn-helix transcriptional regulator encodes MWNDCSITRSPQTAAGLALQAVWSVKADDSYDVRPRPSDGRSGLVVLRTLAGQGALESDDFGPLTVEADTLLLFDHPRLRRYRCLGGRWDFWWFECFVEGELGVPLDRVLRVTAHQRDVEDVSDCMALLRKTGRSSRRCASAYLSLMLHRWVDRQRQDGKPQPHQRAIARVIEKMHADLSGRVGLREWAEAAGLGERRFRQVFLQTTGKTPKRYYDDLRLGMAVEFLRMGHSVSQTAGKLGFSSPFHFSSAFSRRFGAPPSRYGR; translated from the coding sequence ATGTGGAACGACTGTTCGATCACACGCTCGCCGCAGACCGCGGCGGGCCTGGCCCTCCAGGCCGTCTGGTCGGTCAAGGCCGACGACTCGTACGACGTCCGGCCGCGCCCGTCGGATGGGCGCAGCGGCCTGGTCGTTCTGCGCACGCTGGCGGGCCAAGGGGCCCTCGAGTCGGATGACTTCGGGCCGCTGACCGTCGAGGCCGACACGCTGCTGCTGTTCGATCACCCTCGTCTGCGGCGGTACCGCTGTCTGGGCGGACGGTGGGACTTCTGGTGGTTCGAATGCTTCGTCGAGGGCGAGCTCGGCGTGCCGCTGGATCGGGTTTTGCGAGTGACGGCCCACCAGCGCGACGTTGAGGACGTCAGCGACTGCATGGCCCTGCTCCGCAAGACCGGCCGGTCCTCACGACGCTGCGCCTCAGCATACCTGTCGCTGATGCTTCACCGCTGGGTCGATCGGCAGCGTCAGGACGGCAAACCCCAGCCGCACCAGCGGGCGATCGCCCGCGTGATCGAGAAGATGCACGCCGACCTTTCGGGACGGGTGGGCCTGCGGGAATGGGCTGAGGCGGCGGGCCTGGGTGAGCGGCGATTTCGCCAGGTTTTCCTCCAGACCACGGGCAAGACGCCGAAGCGCTACTACGATGATCTGCGGCTCGGCATGGCCGTTGAGTTTCTGCGGATGGGCCATTCGGTGTCGCAGACCGCTGGGAAGCTGGGGTTTTCCAGCCCGTTCCACTTCAGCAGCGCATTTTCCCGTCGTTTCGGCGCGCCGCCGTCGCGCTACGGCCGCTGA